From a region of the Chloroflexota bacterium genome:
- a CDS encoding ethanolamine ammonia-lyase subunit EutB, with product MTSYQHSIRQRLYQFDSLKTLLAKATPERSGDALAGLIAASAEERVAAQWCLADLPLTIFLNEVVIPYETDEVTRLIIDSHDQAAFAPIRHLTVGGLREWLLDYRTDSQQLAAVAAGITPEMAAAVSKIMRNQDLIAVAKKCQVITRFRNTLGLAGRFSSRLQPNHPTDDPQGIAAAIFDGLLYGCGDAVIGINPATDSPQAMTSLLHLIDELRQRYAMPVQSCVLAHVTTALQVIERGAPVDLVFQSIAGTEAANRSFGIDLALLHEANQAARGLQRGTIGNNVMYFETGQGSALSANAHYGVDQQTCEARAYAVARAFEPLLVNTVVGFIGPEYLYDGKQITRAALEDHFCGKLLGLPMGCDACYTNHAEADQNDIDNLLVLLASAGCTYVMGVPGADDIMLNYQSTSYHDIRFVQTTLGLRSAPEFEAWLQQLGISDQAGRLIANERHRLLQSAAQLGAL from the coding sequence ATGACCAGCTATCAGCATTCAATTCGCCAACGCCTCTACCAATTCGATTCGCTCAAAACTCTCTTGGCTAAGGCTACCCCTGAACGTTCGGGCGATGCTTTGGCGGGCTTGATCGCTGCCAGTGCTGAGGAACGGGTGGCAGCGCAGTGGTGTTTGGCCGATCTACCATTAACCATCTTTCTCAACGAAGTCGTGATTCCCTATGAAACTGATGAAGTGACACGCTTGATTATCGATAGCCATGATCAGGCAGCGTTTGCCCCAATTCGCCATTTGACGGTTGGTGGTTTGCGCGAGTGGTTGCTCGATTATCGCACTGATAGCCAGCAGTTGGCGGCGGTGGCGGCAGGTATCACGCCCGAAATGGCGGCGGCAGTTTCCAAAATTATGCGCAACCAAGATTTAATTGCGGTTGCCAAAAAGTGCCAAGTGATTACGCGCTTTCGCAATACCTTGGGCTTGGCGGGGCGTTTCTCCTCACGCTTGCAACCCAATCATCCAACCGATGATCCCCAAGGCATTGCAGCAGCAATTTTCGATGGCCTGTTATATGGCTGTGGCGATGCAGTGATTGGGATTAATCCGGCGACCGATAGCCCGCAAGCCATGACCAGTTTGCTGCATTTAATTGATGAATTACGTCAGCGCTACGCCATGCCGGTGCAATCGTGTGTGTTGGCTCATGTCACCACCGCCTTGCAAGTGATCGAGCGTGGTGCTCCAGTCGATTTGGTGTTTCAATCGATTGCCGGAACCGAGGCGGCCAATCGTAGTTTTGGCATCGATTTAGCGCTGTTGCACGAAGCCAATCAAGCAGCACGCGGCTTGCAGCGTGGCACAATTGGCAATAATGTGATGTATTTTGAAACTGGCCAAGGCAGCGCACTTTCAGCCAATGCCCATTATGGCGTTGATCAACAGACCTGCGAGGCGCGAGCTTATGCGGTGGCGCGAGCCTTCGAGCCATTGCTGGTCAACACGGTTGTGGGTTTTATCGGCCCTGAATATCTCTACGATGGCAAGCAAATTACGCGGGCAGCCTTAGAAGACCATTTTTGTGGCAAATTGTTGGGCCTGCCGATGGGCTGTGATGCCTGCTATACCAACCATGCCGAAGCCGACCAAAACGATATTGATAACCTGCTGGTGCTGCTGGCCAGCGCTGGTTGCACCTATGTGATGGGTGTGCCTGGTGCTGATGATATTATGCTCAATTATCAAAGCACTTCGTATCACGATATTCGTTTTGTGCAAACAACCTTGGGTTTGCGTTCAGCCCCCGAGTTTGAAGCATGGCTGCAACAGCTTGGTATTAGCGATCAAGCAGGCCGTTTGATTGCCAACGAGCGTCATCGTTTGTTGCAATCAGCCGCCCAGTTGGGAGCATTGTAA
- the eutC gene encoding ethanolamine ammonia-lyase subunit EutC: protein MAEQSETELWQRLRQFTNARIGLGRVGDALPTKANLAFQQDHALARDAVHAQVDFAAIASALQPEFPQILRLKSAALDRATYLKRPDLGRSLHAESRQQLEALHAEPCTVALVVADGLSAVAIERHAAPLLNIIKPQLVALGWSLAPLVLVEQGRVAIGDEIGELLKAELVVVLIGERPGLSVADSLGIYLTYAPQRGRNDAERNCISNIHPQGLSYAAASDLLIYLLGQARQRRLTGVALKDERQQLGATTNPALE from the coding sequence ATGGCCGAACAATCTGAAACTGAGCTTTGGCAACGCTTGCGCCAATTTACCAATGCGCGGATTGGCCTTGGTCGAGTCGGCGATGCACTGCCAACCAAGGCCAATTTGGCGTTTCAACAAGACCATGCCTTAGCCCGTGATGCAGTCCATGCCCAAGTTGATTTTGCGGCGATTGCTAGCGCATTACAACCTGAATTTCCCCAAATACTCAGGCTCAAAAGCGCTGCCTTGGATCGTGCAACCTATCTCAAGCGACCAGATTTAGGCCGCAGCTTGCATGCTGAATCGCGTCAGCAACTTGAGGCCTTGCACGCTGAGCCATGCACTGTAGCCTTGGTGGTGGCCGATGGCTTGTCGGCGGTGGCGATTGAACGTCATGCTGCACCGCTGCTGAACATAATCAAGCCGCAACTTGTGGCGCTTGGTTGGTCGCTTGCGCCGTTGGTGCTGGTTGAACAAGGGCGGGTGGCGATTGGCGATGAAATTGGCGAATTGCTCAAGGCCGAGTTGGTGGTGGTATTGATTGGTGAGCGACCTGGCTTGAGCGTTGCCGATAGTTTGGGCATCTATTTAACCTATGCGCCGCAGCGAGGCCGCAACGATGCTGAGCGCAACTGCATCTCCAACATTCACCCGCAAGGCTTGAGTTATGCAGCAGCTAGCGATTTATTAATCTATTTGCTGGGGCAGGCTCGCCAACGGCGCTTGACTGGAGTCGCCCTCAAGGACGAGCGCCAGCAACTTGGCGCAACCACCAATCCCGCGCTTGAATAA
- a CDS encoding asparaginase, giving the protein MHNVVVITTGGTISTKRTPQWSGAVPMLKGDDFSAMLPRGEFNVSFQDFTNLPSSHITPTMALDLAQRVNSLLLGEADGVVVTHGTDTLEESAFLCDLLIDSNKPVVFTGSMRIATDVGYDGVTNLTGAIRAAAAPQSRGLGVMVAFNDRLFSASTVQKIDSQTADAFDAPGFGPVGSLTGATVRIHHQPSGRQYIPCSRLAERVDLIYATQGADDRQLRAAIDTNSQGIVIAAFGGGRVPPWWLPTIQEALNKRIPVVVTTRCLKGICYDEYGYVGEYHDLKRLGVMFAQQLSPVKARIKLMVALGAAAHPQELREWFAE; this is encoded by the coding sequence ATGCACAACGTTGTGGTTATTACAACGGGCGGCACGATTTCGACCAAACGCACACCGCAATGGAGCGGCGCAGTTCCAATGCTCAAAGGCGATGATTTTTCGGCGATGCTCCCACGCGGCGAGTTTAATGTTAGCTTTCAAGATTTTACCAACTTGCCAAGTAGCCATATAACCCCAACCATGGCCCTCGATTTAGCGCAACGGGTCAATAGTTTGTTGCTGGGCGAGGCCGATGGGGTGGTGGTGACCCATGGCACCGATACCTTGGAAGAGAGCGCCTTTTTATGCGATTTGTTGATCGATTCGAATAAACCTGTGGTGTTTACTGGCTCAATGCGCATCGCCACCGATGTGGGCTATGATGGTGTTACCAATTTAACTGGGGCGATTCGTGCCGCTGCTGCTCCACAAAGCCGTGGGCTTGGCGTGATGGTCGCTTTCAATGATCGTTTGTTTTCAGCTTCGACGGTGCAAAAAATTGATTCACAAACCGCTGATGCCTTCGATGCGCCTGGTTTTGGCCCAGTTGGTAGTTTGACAGGCGCAACCGTGCGGATTCATCATCAGCCCAGCGGTCGCCAATATATCCCATGTTCGCGGCTTGCTGAGCGGGTTGATTTAATTTACGCCACTCAAGGAGCCGATGATCGTCAACTGCGGGCGGCAATTGATACCAACTCGCAAGGCATCGTAATTGCAGCCTTTGGTGGTGGGCGCGTGCCACCATGGTGGTTGCCAACCATCCAAGAAGCGCTGAACAAACGGATTCCGGTGGTGGTGACGACGCGCTGTTTGAAGGGTATTTGCTACGATGAATATGGCTATGTTGGCGAATATCACGATCTCAAACGGCTTGGCGTGATGTTTGCTCAACAGCTTTCGCCAGTCAAAGCTCGCATCAAATTGATGGTTGCCTTGGGTGCAGCCGCCCATCCCCAAGAATTGCGCGAGTGGTTCGCTGAATAA
- a CDS encoding glycogen synthase — translation MNEQPLRILYFASEVEPFARTGGLAEVAASLPRALQALGHEVIVAMPRYGHIEPSRWQLEPSQINLTIPLADTAEPATWYTTTLPDSDVKVWMVENQRLFGQPEVYLGDGDAERFVFWAKATLEIARAQGWQPDVVHLNDWHAAIVANWLRTSYRDDQFFANTASVYTIHTLAYRGVFGQRVLEMAGIAEYGYIAHSDMPSLHRVVDLMSRGIYYADMINTVSPTHAREILTPAFGEGLDPLLRDRRDRLFGVLNGIDNRRYNPATDSYLAQPFSHDDLTGKQACKIALQQQLGWEADPSKPLFCFIGRLNDQKGLGLLAETIENLLSHHQFQCVVMGTGEARYHEWLSDLQQRHPQQVAVALTFNEALAHQCYAGSDVLLMPSLVEPGGTNQLIAQRYGCLPLVCAVGGLADTVENINTYAGTGNGFGFTQPESQSLYGTMMRALELYRHPELWQAAVKRAMHCDWSWARSAQRYDELYRRALVSRAARRPRASYGDANERS, via the coding sequence ATGAATGAACAACCGTTAAGGATTTTATATTTCGCCTCCGAGGTCGAGCCATTTGCCCGAACTGGTGGTTTAGCTGAGGTTGCCGCCTCGCTACCCCGCGCCCTACAGGCCTTGGGCCATGAGGTGATTGTGGCCATGCCGCGTTATGGCCATATCGAGCCAAGCCGCTGGCAACTAGAACCAAGCCAAATCAATCTAACAATTCCTTTGGCCGATACCGCCGAACCTGCTACTTGGTACACCACAACCTTGCCCGATAGCGATGTGAAGGTCTGGATGGTTGAAAACCAGCGTTTGTTTGGTCAGCCCGAGGTTTACCTTGGCGATGGCGATGCTGAACGCTTTGTGTTTTGGGCCAAAGCTACGCTTGAGATTGCGCGTGCCCAAGGCTGGCAGCCCGATGTGGTGCATTTGAACGATTGGCATGCAGCGATTGTAGCCAACTGGCTGCGCACCTCATATCGCGACGATCAGTTTTTTGCCAACACCGCCTCGGTCTATACCATTCATACCTTGGCCTATCGCGGCGTGTTTGGTCAGCGGGTGCTGGAAATGGCGGGCATCGCTGAATATGGCTATATTGCCCATTCGGATATGCCAAGTTTGCATCGGGTCGTCGATTTGATGAGTCGTGGCATCTATTATGCCGATATGATCAATACGGTCAGCCCAACCCATGCCCGCGAGATCTTAACGCCTGCATTCGGCGAAGGCCTCGACCCATTATTGCGCGATCGGCGTGATCGGCTGTTTGGGGTCTTGAATGGCATTGACAATCGGCGCTATAATCCTGCTACTGATTCGTACCTAGCCCAGCCATTTAGTCACGACGATTTAACTGGCAAACAGGCTTGCAAAATCGCCTTACAACAGCAATTGGGCTGGGAAGCCGACCCAAGCAAGCCGTTGTTTTGTTTCATCGGACGGCTGAATGATCAAAAGGGCTTGGGACTTCTGGCTGAGACGATCGAAAATCTATTAAGCCATCATCAATTCCAATGTGTGGTAATGGGGACTGGTGAAGCCCGCTATCATGAATGGCTCAGTGATTTGCAGCAACGACATCCACAGCAAGTTGCGGTAGCCTTGACCTTCAATGAAGCCTTAGCGCATCAGTGTTATGCGGGAAGTGATGTCTTATTAATGCCATCGTTGGTCGAGCCAGGCGGCACGAATCAGTTAATTGCTCAGCGCTATGGCTGTTTACCGTTAGTTTGCGCGGTTGGTGGGCTAGCCGATACCGTTGAGAATATTAATACCTATGCCGGGACGGGCAACGGGTTTGGATTTACCCAGCCAGAGAGTCAATCGCTGTATGGCACCATGATGCGTGCTCTAGAGTTGTATCGACACCCAGAACTCTGGCAGGCCGCAGTTAAGCGGGCGATGCACTGTGATTGGTCGTGGGCACGTTCGGCCCAACGCTACGATGAACTCTATCGACGTGCCCTCGTCAGTCGTGCAGCGCGTCGGCCACGCGCTAGCTATGGAGACGCGAATGAGCGTTCGTGA
- a CDS encoding STM4011 family radical SAM protein, whose translation MKLAILYRGPLSSCNYGCSYCPFAKHQETAAEHAHDEAALQRFVAWAGQQTHIQLSIFFTPWGEALIRRRYQRAIVELANLPHVQKVAIQTNLSARLDWAEDCPKQRLGLWATYHPTQTPRERFLARCHEAIERGIPISVGVVGMHEHQPEIAALREALPKQIYLWVNAYKREVGYYSPEEIAQLTAIDPLFPINNTRHPSEGRACATGESVISVDGDGTMRRCHFVREPIGNIYNVDWQAALQPRVCANATCGCHIGYIHMPHLGLQQVFGQGMLERIPHIPLEALG comes from the coding sequence ATGAAACTAGCAATTTTGTATCGTGGCCCGTTGTCAAGCTGCAATTATGGCTGTAGCTATTGCCCATTTGCCAAGCATCAAGAAACTGCTGCCGAACATGCCCACGATGAAGCAGCCTTGCAACGCTTTGTGGCTTGGGCTGGCCAGCAAACCCACATTCAATTAAGCATTTTTTTCACGCCGTGGGGCGAAGCCTTGATTCGGCGGCGCTACCAACGGGCAATTGTCGAGTTGGCTAATTTGCCACATGTCCAAAAAGTCGCCATCCAGACCAATCTTTCGGCACGGCTGGATTGGGCCGAGGATTGCCCTAAGCAACGGCTTGGTTTGTGGGCTACCTATCATCCAACTCAAACGCCGCGCGAACGTTTTTTGGCCCGTTGCCACGAAGCGATCGAACGTGGCATCCCAATCAGCGTGGGTGTGGTTGGCATGCACGAACATCAACCTGAGATTGCGGCATTGCGTGAAGCTTTACCCAAGCAAATTTACTTGTGGGTTAATGCCTACAAACGCGAAGTCGGCTATTACAGCCCTGAGGAAATTGCTCAACTGACCGCGATTGATCCGCTCTTTCCAATTAATAACACTCGGCATCCTTCTGAGGGGCGAGCTTGCGCAACTGGCGAAAGCGTGATTTCGGTCGATGGCGATGGCACAATGCGGCGTTGCCATTTTGTACGCGAGCCGATTGGCAATATTTATAATGTTGATTGGCAAGCCGCCTTACAACCAAGGGTTTGTGCTAATGCCACCTGTGGCTGCCATATTGGCTATATTCATATGCCCCATCTGGGCTTGCAGCAGGTATTTGGTCAAGGCATGCTCGAACGAATTCCGCACATTCCGCTTGAGGCGTTGGGGTAA
- a CDS encoding STM4012 family radical SAM protein: protein MHLREYANATPYMGYSYSYPHKSAYRQLEPRSLREVWANEAHDQLFLYLHIPFCEMRCGFCNLFTTTNPNESVVQRYLATLELQMQAVHNELGAVQFSRMAIGGGTPTYLSASELEQLFSMSQRWLGVNSQAIPLSVETSPHTATADRMAILAQAGVDRVSIGVQSFLDHEAHAAGRAQRRPEVEQALATIRAAQIPTLNIDLIYGLPNQTVATWLESLEIGLQWRPEELYLYPLYVRPLTGLDRRGTGWEHDLRLECYRAGRERLLAAGYQQISMRMFRAAHAPDDSQAPSYCCQTDGMLGLGAGARSYTRKLHYSSDYAVGASSVRQIIQNYNQRSLLDLSQVDYGCVVSSTEQRRRFVIQSLLQVSGLDTQAYQAQFGSDVSTDLSQINELIEIGWAEYQHGIYQLTPAGLERSDLIGPWLYSPQIRQLSAEFILR, encoded by the coding sequence ATGCATCTGCGTGAATATGCCAATGCTACGCCTTACATGGGCTATAGCTACAGTTACCCACATAAATCGGCCTATCGCCAACTTGAGCCGCGTTCGTTACGAGAGGTTTGGGCCAACGAAGCCCATGATCAATTATTTTTATATTTGCACATCCCCTTTTGCGAGATGCGCTGTGGCTTTTGCAATTTGTTCACAACTACCAACCCCAACGAATCGGTGGTACAGCGCTATTTGGCCACTTTAGAGCTTCAAATGCAAGCAGTGCACAACGAACTTGGTGCTGTGCAGTTTAGTCGCATGGCGATTGGCGGCGGCACACCAACCTATTTAAGTGCCAGCGAATTGGAGCAGCTTTTTAGCATGAGCCAGCGCTGGCTAGGCGTTAATTCACAGGCAATTCCCTTATCGGTTGAAACGTCGCCGCACACTGCAACCGCCGACCGCATGGCGATATTAGCTCAAGCAGGAGTTGATCGGGTGAGCATTGGGGTACAGAGTTTCCTTGATCATGAAGCCCATGCTGCTGGCCGTGCCCAACGCCGACCTGAGGTGGAGCAGGCATTAGCCACAATTCGCGCAGCTCAAATTCCCACATTAAATATTGATTTGATTTATGGCTTGCCCAACCAAACCGTGGCAACATGGCTTGAATCGTTGGAAATTGGCTTGCAGTGGCGGCCTGAAGAATTATATTTATACCCGTTGTATGTACGACCGTTGACTGGCTTGGATCGGCGGGGCACAGGCTGGGAGCATGATCTACGCTTGGAATGCTATCGGGCTGGCCGCGAACGCTTGTTGGCGGCAGGCTATCAACAAATTTCAATGCGCATGTTTCGCGCTGCCCATGCGCCTGACGACAGCCAAGCGCCAAGTTATTGCTGCCAAACTGATGGAATGTTGGGTTTGGGCGCTGGTGCACGTTCGTATACCCGCAAGCTGCATTACTCCAGCGATTATGCCGTTGGGGCTAGCTCTGTTCGTCAAATTATTCAAAATTACAATCAGCGGAGTTTGCTTGATTTGAGTCAGGTGGATTATGGTTGTGTTGTTTCGAGCACTGAGCAACGCCGCCGCTTTGTCATCCAATCGCTGTTACAGGTCAGTGGGCTGGATACCCAAGCCTATCAAGCCCAATTCGGCAGCGATGTTTCGACTGATTTGAGCCAAATCAATGAATTGATTGAAATTGGTTGGGCAGAATATCAGCATGGCATCTATCAATTAACTCCAGCAGGTTTAGAACGCTCAGATCTAATTGGCCCTTGGTTGTATTCGCCGCAGATTCGCCAGCTTAGCGCGGAGTTTATCCTACGATGA
- a CDS encoding STM4013/SEN3800 family hydrolase, translating into MKQYIPTHDIVLITLDTLRYDVAVAEWTNGGTPNLRALLPHGWQERHSPGSFTYAAHQAMFAGFMPTPATPGPHGRLFAARFAGSETTTEQTFTFDAPEIVTGLAQVGYRTMCIGGVGFFNRQTALSCVLPDLFHEAYWEPRLGVTEPRSTEFQVALAVERLQAIPAEQRIFLFINISALHQPNCHYLAGATGDTLASHAAALRYVDRQLPTLFAALRRRNPSFLMICSDHGTAYGEDGFSGHRLAHPTVWTVPYADCCLEEAHASA; encoded by the coding sequence ATGAAACAATACATTCCAACTCACGATATTGTACTGATAACTTTAGATACTCTGCGCTACGACGTGGCGGTAGCTGAGTGGACGAACGGTGGCACGCCCAATTTGCGGGCACTGTTGCCGCATGGTTGGCAAGAACGCCATAGCCCAGGCTCGTTCACCTATGCTGCCCATCAAGCGATGTTTGCTGGTTTTATGCCTACGCCTGCCACACCTGGCCCGCATGGCCGCTTGTTTGCAGCCCGTTTTGCTGGCAGCGAAACCACGACCGAGCAAACGTTTACCTTTGATGCCCCAGAAATTGTTACGGGCTTGGCGCAAGTTGGCTATCGCACAATGTGTATCGGCGGCGTGGGCTTTTTCAATCGCCAAACTGCATTAAGCTGTGTACTGCCCGATTTATTTCATGAAGCCTATTGGGAGCCACGGTTGGGCGTGACCGAGCCACGTTCGACCGAATTTCAAGTGGCATTGGCGGTCGAACGTTTGCAGGCAATTCCAGCCGAGCAACGAATCTTTCTGTTTATCAATATTTCAGCCTTGCATCAACCCAATTGCCACTATTTGGCTGGCGCGACAGGCGATACGTTGGCGAGCCATGCGGCGGCTTTACGCTATGTTGATCGTCAGTTGCCGACCTTATTTGCTGCGTTACGGCGGCGCAACCCAAGCTTTTTAATGATCTGTTCCGATCATGGTACAGCCTATGGCGAAGATGGTTTTTCGGGGCATCGCCTAGCCCATCCCACGGTTTGGACAGTACCCTATGCTGATTGCTGTTTGGAGGAAGCCCATGCATCTGCGTGA
- a CDS encoding STM4014 family protein, with protein MIVIGNPHDRRVELWQAALARQGQPPARVISYYDLLEGQHDLAELIKSGELVRIESPGKDEQLYRELVRFAAELTPEPEFEHWPIDANLPQERGRLWGSRQWYRGYTRLLSQLEQQLASLNVRLLQHPADISVMFDKVTCHRRLAQADVLVPRSLPAIGSFEQLQTALQTHGWQRVFIKLAHGSSAAGVVAYRTNGRQMQAITTVELVETSAGLQLYNSRNLRTYTHLREIQPLIDALAKQRVHVEEWVPKARLAGKVYDLRMLVIAGKAQHTVVRTSTSPITNLHLLNPRGDLAAVQAQLGAEFWQTVRQQAEAASACFERSLYAGVDLLIANSLQHCLVGEVNAFGDLLPNVLVDGRDSYEAEIVGAGSWGSGIR; from the coding sequence ATGATCGTTATTGGCAATCCACATGATCGGCGAGTTGAGCTGTGGCAGGCGGCCTTGGCGCGTCAAGGCCAGCCGCCAGCCCGCGTCATCAGCTATTACGATCTGTTGGAGGGCCAGCACGATTTGGCTGAATTGATCAAATCTGGTGAGCTAGTGCGGATTGAATCGCCTGGCAAAGATGAACAACTCTATCGTGAATTGGTACGGTTTGCTGCTGAACTAACGCCTGAGCCTGAGTTTGAGCATTGGCCGATCGATGCAAATTTGCCGCAAGAACGTGGGCGCTTGTGGGGTAGTCGCCAATGGTATCGCGGCTATACTCGCTTGCTCAGCCAGCTTGAGCAACAATTAGCTAGCTTAAATGTACGCTTGTTGCAACATCCTGCCGATATTAGCGTGATGTTCGATAAAGTGACGTGCCATAGGCGATTGGCGCAAGCGGATGTACTCGTGCCACGTAGTTTGCCAGCAATTGGCTCGTTTGAACAATTGCAAACAGCATTGCAAACTCATGGATGGCAGCGAGTTTTTATCAAACTAGCCCATGGTTCAAGCGCGGCGGGCGTGGTGGCGTATCGTACCAACGGCCGCCAAATGCAGGCAATTACCACGGTCGAGTTGGTCGAAACCAGCGCTGGCTTGCAATTATACAACTCACGCAATTTGCGCACCTACACCCATTTGCGCGAAATTCAACCATTAATTGATGCCTTGGCCAAGCAACGAGTGCATGTTGAAGAGTGGGTTCCCAAGGCGCGACTGGCGGGCAAGGTCTACGATTTGCGCATGTTGGTGATTGCGGGCAAAGCCCAACATACGGTTGTGCGCACCAGCACTTCGCCAATTACCAATCTGCATCTATTGAATCCACGCGGCGATTTGGCGGCAGTTCAAGCCCAGTTAGGGGCCGAATTTTGGCAGACTGTGCGGCAACAGGCTGAAGCGGCTAGCGCATGCTTTGAGCGTTCGCTTTACGCTGGGGTTGATTTGCTGATCGCCAATAGCCTACAACATTGCTTGGTTGGCGAAGTCAATGCCTTTGGCGATTTGCTGCCCAATGTCTTGGTCGATGGACGCGATAGTTATGAGGCTGAAATAGTTGGGGCTGGTAGTTGGGGGTCGGGGATCAGGTAA
- a CDS encoding STM4015 family protein, with the protein MAQLPWMSELAPSNIADWDHPSVLQSTGVVHRVGLSYEDDYDTNTAWIDRFADFLALPKVEKTTGLVIGPWWELDDGNGPVDQVIETLVSAAAQLPNLRALFIGDITSEESEISWIEQDDLSPLLSAFPNLQHFAIRGANGLSLGSCQHAQLKTLVIQSGGLPNRVVQEILQGKLPALEHLELWIGSEWYGGDVTLTDLEPLLNGELFPNLKVLALRDCLFADDLAVAISQSKIINRIEVLDLSLGSLGDDGAKVLLACPAIKQLKLLDLHHHFIEHEIAQQFKQLGIEVDISEPQDPHRYDRRYIAVTE; encoded by the coding sequence ATGGCTCAATTGCCATGGATGTCGGAACTGGCTCCATCGAACATTGCCGATTGGGATCACCCCAGTGTTTTGCAATCGACTGGCGTGGTACATCGCGTCGGGCTGAGCTATGAAGATGATTATGATACCAACACGGCTTGGATCGATCGCTTTGCTGATTTTTTGGCCTTGCCCAAGGTTGAAAAAACCACAGGTTTAGTGATTGGCCCATGGTGGGAGCTTGATGATGGCAATGGCCCAGTTGATCAGGTGATTGAAACCTTGGTCAGTGCCGCTGCTCAATTGCCCAATTTACGGGCCTTATTTATCGGCGATATCACCAGCGAAGAATCGGAAATTTCGTGGATCGAGCAGGATGATCTTTCGCCCTTGCTTTCGGCATTCCCCAATTTGCAGCATTTTGCAATTCGCGGAGCCAATGGTTTGAGCCTTGGTTCATGCCAGCATGCCCAACTCAAAACCTTGGTGATTCAAAGTGGTGGTTTGCCCAATCGAGTGGTGCAGGAGATTTTGCAAGGCAAATTGCCAGCACTAGAACACCTTGAATTATGGATTGGCTCCGAGTGGTATGGTGGCGATGTCACCCTGACCGATCTCGAACCCTTGCTGAATGGCGAGTTATTCCCCAATCTCAAGGTATTGGCCTTGCGCGATTGCTTGTTCGCTGATGATTTAGCGGTTGCAATTAGCCAATCCAAGATTATCAACCGCATCGAAGTGCTCGATCTTTCGTTAGGCAGCCTTGGCGACGATGGCGCGAAGGTACTTTTGGCCTGCCCAGCGATTAAACAACTCAAATTGCTCGATTTGCACCATCACTTTATCGAGCATGAAATTGCGCAGCAATTCAAACAATTGGGGATTGAAGTCGATATTTCCGAGCCACAAGACCCACATCGCTACGATCGACGCTATATCGCGGTGACTGAATGA
- a CDS encoding STM4015 family protein, whose product MIFAWMGHFGESSLTNWDGRLKLDPIGHPVHLHLEYNYRSKAPAQTWQDYFNAWLATDEPAKTTGLVIGRWWQDSAHDGDIDLVLESIVNARERLPLLKALFVGDFTSDEWEISWILQGDYAAVLAAYPQLEYLAIRGGSNLSFGAIQHQQLKALIIQTGGLAAQVVRDVAAANLPALKHLELWLGSDEYGGNSTIDDLKPILQGECFPNLVTLALRDCEYADVLAQAVANAPMLERIKILDLSLGNLSDAGAEALFTSPAIRKLEFLDLHHHYMSDGMRDCWPTIEVNCDVSDQQIADEDGDEEYRYIAVSE is encoded by the coding sequence ATGATTTTTGCGTGGATGGGACATTTTGGTGAATCAAGCTTGACCAACTGGGATGGCCGCTTAAAACTCGATCCAATTGGCCACCCTGTGCACCTGCATTTGGAATACAATTATCGCTCGAAAGCACCCGCTCAAACCTGGCAGGATTATTTTAACGCTTGGCTTGCCACCGATGAGCCAGCCAAAACCACGGGTTTGGTGATTGGCCGCTGGTGGCAGGACTCAGCCCACGATGGCGATATCGATCTTGTTTTAGAAAGTATCGTTAATGCCCGTGAACGCTTGCCCTTGCTCAAAGCCTTGTTCGTCGGCGATTTCACCTCTGATGAATGGGAAATTTCGTGGATTTTGCAAGGTGATTATGCCGCTGTTTTAGCTGCCTACCCGCAACTTGAATATTTGGCGATTCGCGGTGGCTCAAACCTCAGTTTTGGCGCAATTCAGCATCAACAGCTCAAGGCCTTGATCATTCAGACCGGTGGTTTAGCAGCGCAAGTTGTGCGTGATGTTGCCGCCGCCAATTTGCCAGCACTTAAGCATTTGGAGCTGTGGTTGGGTAGCGATGAGTATGGCGGCAATTCAACGATCGACGATTTAAAACCAATTTTGCAGGGTGAATGTTTTCCCAATTTAGTAACCTTGGCCTTGCGTGATTGTGAATATGCTGATGTGTTGGCTCAAGCAGTTGCTAATGCCCCGATGCTTGAGCGAATCAAAATCCTCGATCTTTCGTTGGGCAATCTGAGCGATGCGGGAGCTGAGGCCTTGTTCACCAGCCCAGCGATTCGTAAGCTTGAATTTCTTGATTTGCATCACCACTACATGAGCGATGGCATGCGCGATTGCTGGCCAACAATTGAGGTTAATTGCGATGTCAGCGATCAACAAATTGCCGATGAAGATGGCGACGAAGAATATCGCTATATCGCTGTCAGCGAATAA